The window GTGGATGGTATTTTATATATTGTTACAGCGACTGCTGGGGTGGATTTTAATGTTTCTGTCAGGTATGAATACTATTAAGGtatgaataattttaaataataataataaatattcctGTAGTGTAGGCAACAATGTCAACAATATGTAGGTACAAAAATAAACTGAATGGAGGATTCATCTTTTTTAGATACCAAGCGCCCTCTGTAGGATAACAACTTTTTGatatattattttaaactgtTACTAGTGAGGAATCAGTTATTAGCTGTTAACATCTGCTATCAAACGAAGGTAATTTTTCCTATAATTTCAAAAGAGAGATTTCAGAACAGTTAAGCAACACTGATACAGATGCATTACAAACTGATGCCACAAGAATTCGATAGCCTATAAGTGGAGTGTCCAAAGAGTTTTTTTAAAATCGTCTTTTCTGTTTTTCGAATtggtcaaaatgcatttaaaatgtgataaaagAGATGCCcaccatacatttatttatttatttgtaatgttggttaagttaaagggatagttcatccaaaaatttaaatttactcaccctcatgccatcccagatgtcgatgactttctttcttctactgaacacaaacaaagatttttagaagaatatctcagatctgttggtcctcacaatgcaagtgaatggtggccagaactttgaatgtccaaaaagcaaataaaggcagcctaaaagtaatccatacgactccagtgctttaatccatgtcttcagaagcgatatgatgtgtgggtgagaaacagatgggTTTCcccataaatctccattttcactttcaaattcttcttcttttgttattGGCTATTcggattcttcatgcatatcgccacctacttggcagggaagataatttatcgtaaaaaaggacttaaatattgatctgtttctcaccaacacttatcatatcgcttctgaaacatggatttaaccactggagtcgtctggagttttttatgctgcctttatacttTTTGGACAttgaaagttctggccaccatttgtttgtattgtatggaactaaagagctgagatattcttctaaaaatctttgtttgtgttaagcagaagaaagaaagacacacatctgggatggcatgagggtgagtaaatgaattgagtgaatttttttttttttttttttttttttttttggtgaaccattCTTTTAATCTCTCAACCGTTGTCCTCTTAAAATAAATGGACAAAAGAACaagttttttattgtaaattttaatttaataatgttaGCCTATTTATATCATCAATCATGTGTGTCCCATTTAATCACCTCATACAGACGGGTTTTGTTATGAGGCCAGTGCAACAGCTGTGCAGATGTGTAATGCAAAAGCTACAATACTCAATAGTATGCAATCGCAAGATAATTAAAAGGGTTGAATTGTATTTCCTTATGTGGTCTTGCcaagtttgttttttaaacaatgtgtAATATAATTAACTAACTACCACTTTAAAAGTGATGATGAGGCATCAGTACAGAGGAATGGTCCATTTGCACTTGTGGGGAAGATTTTGTCATTTATCTGACGCTGTACAGGTTTAGAAGAAAAACAGTTTATATCAGAAATGATCTGCGGAATATTTATAATGGTTTGAGTCAGATGTTTATGTTTCAAGTTAAATTAAATAGCGAATGCTCTATAATTATTGCCTAATGAAACTCATTACCCCGGCGAAACCATTCTATTTATAGTATCGGCAGTTGCGATGTGGATATGTTACATTGTAATTTCATAAGGGCGGAGGAAAATgtcttattattttttcatttaaggtGAAGGGCAGATCCTGTCTTCACTAAACCTGTTGACTATGCTTAACTCACAGATACAGGACATGCCGAAGAGGTGTCAGGATATTTGCACACTTAGTAAATCACCCAACCCATCACTGGTAAGTTTTCCGCCCAGAGTTTGGTGATGATTTTCGATCATGTTAATTTATGAACAATCAGCGATAACGTCACGCTTACAATCACATATGTGTCACTTCAGGCATGGCCGTTTTCAGGGATGCCCGTTTTTACACCTCGTATTGAGCTTGGCATTATTTATGACAATCATAGTTGTTTCGCAAAATGTGATAACTCTTAACTGCCAGCCGCGTTAACAGTGACGTCATCTCTGATGGCTGGAGAGAGGGGCGTGAGAAACTTGCATGTAGActtgttaaagggaaagttcatccaaaaaataaataaaataaaatagaattctgtcataatttactcacccatatgttgctccaaaacggTATGACTGTcttgcgtggaacacaaaaaggagatagGCAGTTGCTTCTCTTTCCCTTATAATAAAGTGAAAAGCGACTGagggtaacattctgcctaacatctctttttgtgttccatggaagaaagaaagtcataggtttggaacttggaacaacatgacagaattttcttttttgggtgaactatccctttaaggtgtctGAAAACATTAAAATTCGCTGGGTTTCTGCTTTACAACAGAGTTTGGGCTTGTGGCATTTTCACCGGAATGTGAAGAGGATATAATTGAACAAGCAAAGCATAACTGTGTGGCAAATAATTATGACTCCAATAGTTTCTAAATCTTAAAACACTATCCATAACATGGCAatgtatactttttttaaatttacttttcatttatttaaccTTTCAAGTAtaaatgtgaattatttttttttatttttttaatttatttacaaatactTCAAATTGTTCCCACACATCAGTTATCATGGACAAGACTCCAGTAGCATTATTCTTTAAAAGGgtgagttcaccaaaaaataaaaattctctcatcatttactcaccctcatgccatcccagatgtgtttgactttcttcttctgctgaacacaaacaaagattttttgaataatttctcagctctgtaggtccaagtgaatgggtgccaaaatgttgaagcttcaaaatccacataaggacaacataaaagtactccagatgagacaggtggttaaatccatgccttcttaagcgatatgataggtgtgggtgagaaacagatcaatatttaagtccttttttactctaaattctcctcaTGCTCAGTCAATATCcacattcacttttacattcttcacGCATATTTCCCCATGCTGGGCAGGGAAGAgagtttatgataaaaaaaaaaaaaagacttaaatatttatctgtttctcacccgaacctatcatatcatgtctgaacacatggatttaactactggagtcttatggattacttttatgctccctttaagtggattttggagcttcaaaatgttggcatctattcacttgcattgtgacaacatacagagctaaaatattcttctaaaaatctttatttgtgttctgcagaagaaagaaatgtatCCACATCTTGGATGccagaagggtgagtaaatcatgagagaattttcatttttgggtgaactatccctttaaactgctaGTGGATATGTGTGTCCTATTTTCCTGGGTGTGTgaggttatttttattttgtattttttttggggaaaattttttgaaagtatatttgTAAAAGGGGCTGCCCTTTCAGATTCCAAATCTGGTATTTGTGGTACACGGACACACTAGCATTACTGAGTATCACCCTATACATCAGAGAAagaaactctcatcatttactcatcctcatgccctTCCAAACCCATGTAAATTTCAATATTACATGGAACACTAAAGGTGAGAGGTTgttctggctgctcttttccatacaactaaAGCATTTAAGCATGAAAAGTACAAACaattcatgcactatattccaagaatGAAGccatatgatttttaaaaatatctaattttgAGTTCAATgcaagaaaggaagtcatacgggtttgaaatgacatgagggagtagataatgacagaaatttctttttgggtgaactaggtgTAGTGAAAGGAATTTCAGTACAGGAACTGAACTATTAGGCTTGCATCTTAATAGTGCCAGTTTGAGGTCTTTCTCCTGGGTTTGTCTGGCTGGGAGATGTCTCACAGTTTCCTTGTGAAAGAGAGATCCCTCAAATATCCAAGCCTGGTGAAATTAGGAAGGAAGTTTACTCCTTCCTCACATTGTGGACTGCAGGAAGGGGTGGCCAGCACCCACTGATAGACTTTTCCTCCAGAGCAGCCCACAGTGCCCTGCTCACCGGCTGGGCAATGCTTCCTCGTTAGCTTAGCTGCTGTCAAGACAGTTGAGGACCTCAAATTCCTTCTTGTGTCAAAGAGAACATTTTTGTAggtaacaaaatgtgtttttacttttatttgtattttagttTATCATAAAAACTTTAAATATCTCACTGTAAGTCACACAGTAACATTAGGACACTCGTTATTATATTTTGGTTGTGAATTTTTGCcataataattattgttaataatggtgGGGCAGCTTAAAGTAAGATGTTAGGTAAGCGTGAATGGGCAGAGATGTATTTTGTGCATTTATACTTCTTGGCACCTCTTGGTACCTCCTGAATGTTTTTTCTCCCTGTGTACCAAGGACATTttctcaatgttttttttatttttatttaaccgCACATTTGCAAGGCTTTAACTGATGTTTTAAAATACATACTTACAATACAACTTAATTTCACTCTTGTCGTCATCAAATCTTTACTGAAGCTTAATGAAGTGCAGTTCCATGAGActataattcaaaataaaacagaCTTGGGCTTGGAAGAATCATGGCTTCTCCACAGCTAGTGTTGTTCAGAAATAAAAGCTGCACTTACAGAGAACCACATTGCCTGTGTCTAGACCATATCCTTAGTAATGCATTTCTTTATCCTAATTTAGCTCCAACTGGAGTGTTCCCTAACCACAGAAAACTTCATTCAAACTTTTAAGATGCAGATTTAGCTTCTGGATTTAACATAAAATGTGAGAATTGCTCATAACTATCATTTACCTATGCTTAAATTGAGATTATAGGGATAACATACTCTTCTCTCTCCCAGGTATAGCTGTTATCATGGCAACCAGTGCAGTCCCTAGCGACAACCTCCCAACATATAAACTGGTGGTTGTGGGAGACGGAGGTGTGGGCAAGAGTGCTCTTACCATCCAGTTTTTCCAGAAGATTTTTGTGCCAGATTACGATCCTACTATTGAAGACTCCTACTTGAAACACACAGAGATTGATGGCCAGTGGGCGATTTTGGATGGTATGACCCAATACCTCATCTGACTGCAGTAATTTTCTGTATTCTCATAACATTCTGTATATTTGCAGGCTTAACAGTATGTCAAGCTTTTAGTCTGGTCTAAGATGGTTTAGGTGACTGATCATCTGAACTACCAGCCATTGGGGCAGAGGTCAGATTTATAGAATACCCTGGCTAAGATGGTGGGGTCCTGCTTTAGCTTCaactgctttttaaagaaaaagtatgtaatttctgtgtctCTAGTggagacttgtgtctctgcaaAACAAACATTGGCGTTTTACAATCTGTGGGTGTTTTACAATCTGTGGGTGTTTTACAATCTGTGGGTGCTTCACACAATTTGCCAACTATATTGAGATTCCCTACATTCATTAGATAGTTCAGAAATGCCCATCCGggttggaaacgcccactgattaatACATTGAgtttccctactttcattggatagttgaaaatCTTTCCAGGTTTGAAAATGGCCGCAGATTGGAAAACGGCCATTATTGTTCCGCAGAGTCCTATACTTGCTCTAATGGCACCAGATGAAGCTGTGAGAACTATTATTTTTTCCTGAGTACACCACCAGTATGCCATCAGTTGAAGAAACAGGTAGTTCTGCTccaaactcacggcattggttgaatttttgaacactttttgtgtaaatcaaccttcgaatggcttacttatatttgtgtctgcatattaagctgtgattgaagaaaatattttatcatcatAAAAAATACCTTTAAAATGTATGCggattttttcctttaatttttagGACAGTAGAGAGCCAACCAAGAGACAGTGGGGAGAagattggggggtgggggggtcggATTGGCTATATCTGTGACCAACTTGAACAGGTTGACCAGCTAGATCTTAGGCTGGTATGACCTGGGTTTTCCAGCAGGATTGTCTAAAATCAATTTGATTACATTGTCTTCTCTGATGCATTTGTTCCTTGCAGTTTTAGACACAGCTGGTCAAGAGGAATTCAGTGCCATGCGAGAGCAGTACATGAGGACTGGTGATGGTTTCCTCATTGTGTTCTCTGTGACGGACAAGGCCAGCTTTGAACACGTTGACCGCTTCCACCAGCTCATCCTACGAGTAAAAGACCGGTCAGAACTTTAGTGTAGCTCATACAAAACTCAAAACCACAACAACTATTTGCCAAGTTGATATTGATATTTCATAAGAAAGACTGCTTATTTTCAAGAAATTGCTAGGTTCCATCTACCAAAATATTAAGTTTGTTTCATGTCTCCACCAGGGAGTCTTTCCCCATGGTCTTGGTGGCCAACAAAGTGGACCTGGTGCATCTGAGGAAAGTGACAAACGAACAGGGTTGTGAGATGGCTGCCAAACACAATGTGAGTCCATAgataccacagcaaatattatacaAAAAATTGGCACTACTTTTTGTTCagcttttcaatgtaaacaatctTAACACTGTTCTGACACAGTTCTTTTAGCATGAATTAAAGGTACACTtagcatttttttgtttattgttgcaCTGGTTGATATGACAGTTGTCTCAGTTACCAATATAGTGGTATAAATATGCTATAAAacttcataaaagtaatccatacaacctgTGCACTAAATTCCAAATGGTCGGAATtcatacaataactttgtgtgatgaacacaTTCAAATTtatgaaatgctgtttttttaatgtattttttttttcttccctgagttcaattttagtaaaaaaaaaattaaacttttaaaaaaatttagtaatatattatcattttccaccctgtcttaGGCCCTCTGTAtgaacgctcggttttggcctcagctcctacatttacatttatgcatttagcagacgcttttatccaaagcgacttacagtgcccttattacagggacaatccccctggagcaacctggagttaagtgccttgctcaaggacacaatggtggtggttgtggggattgaaccaacaaccttttgcttaccagttcaatgctttagtccaccaccaccaccaccaccagcaccagctcctcctttaaacatcAATGtattgttctgattggctaactgatctgattggctaacatcatgcagcccttcaAATTCAGCcacatttgaaactcaatcggaagagaatgaacaaactccacgagactacaacatttataaaactaaatttcagtgtTTATAGATAACACGCATCCAACaaattgcatccgaatatataaaactgttcatcttaagcacaactgttaacattcacactctgtctacaccggacgcgagagttgcatcaaaagcaatagaacccattataatcaattatgctgtctaccatggaagtgtcCGTTGCGACTCGTCACgccaacagtaaacagatgtcccattccattttgcgctgcatgcgctactactgccaaaaacacaaataaatggtttagaatttagaatttagaatttagcatgtttacatacaccaacaattaaaaataaaagttagaatagttaggccacactaaCTATTCTaattgttgatgttgttgctgtatagatggtcatgaattaatgagtaccctttgtgacatca is drawn from Myxocyprinus asiaticus isolate MX2 ecotype Aquarium Trade chromosome 11, UBuf_Myxa_2, whole genome shotgun sequence and contains these coding sequences:
- the mrasa gene encoding ras-related protein M-Ras translates to MATSAVPSDNLPTYKLVVVGDGGVGKSALTIQFFQKIFVPDYDPTIEDSYLKHTEIDGQWAILDVLDTAGQEEFSAMREQYMRTGDGFLIVFSVTDKASFEHVDRFHQLILRVKDRESFPMVLVANKVDLVHLRKVTNEQGCEMAAKHNITYIETSAKDPPMNVDRAFHELVRVIRQQVPERSLKKKKKMKWRGERAMNSHKLHCVML